In the Gammaproteobacteria bacterium genome, AGGCATAGGCGCTTTGGGTGTTGCCGTGGGCGCTGTTGATTGTACAAAGAACAACATGCCGCGCTACCCAAGGGACGCGCTTTCGCTGGATCAAAAGCGCATTGGCGGCGACATGTGGAGAATATTGAGACGTTCTCGTAGAAGCGCGTGAAAAAAATAAATGACAAAAAAGAGGGCGAAAAGAAAAAGGGCGCAGTCAAAACTCCTTAGGTCAAACCCTAAACCCGTCGTCGAGAATGAGGAAGACGACGACAAATCTTCTGAGAAATCCGCCATCGTGGAAACCGTGGAAACCATGGCGGCGTCGTTTTCCGGCCCTCTTCCTCCCCCGGAGATGCTTCGGGCCTACGATGAGGTCTTGCCGGGAAGTGCGAAAGATTTCTTGGCAACGCTGAAGGTGGAACAAGCCCACCGCATT is a window encoding:
- a CDS encoding DUF2335 domain-containing protein, whose product is MTKKRAKRKRAQSKLLRSNPKPVVENEEDDDKSSEKSAIVETVETMAASFSGPLPPPEMLRAYDEVLPGSAKDFLATLKVEQAHRI